A genome region from Cervus elaphus chromosome 18, mCerEla1.1, whole genome shotgun sequence includes the following:
- the ZNF804B gene encoding zinc finger protein 804B: MACYLVISSRHLSNGHYRGIKGVFRGPLCKNGSPSPDFPEKEKSTAKALEDVKANFYCELCDKQYHKHQEFDNHINSYDHAHKQRLKELKQREFARNVASKSWKDEKKQEKALKRLHQLAELRQQSECVSGNGPAYKAPKVAIEKQLQQGIFPVKNGRKVSCMKNALLLKGKNLSRSIADKQRSTTANRHQLQTDRRRLFGNRVPQTSSDLSNANHRTGVSFSFSKKVHLKLESSASVFSENTEETRDCNKSPIYKTKSTAEKCMCCRFASEETHLTKGKDVNISSNHLESILHNTLSINSQILQDKNDFVDEMLENSIGIHASFSKSNIHLSDVDFTPSSRAKETRNTLKSTSENHINHSHQANVSSSPTNIYKHSDARIFECLDEFPSIEPSEQSSSVHLNPNSRKEKREKSLDKTERVSRNAQSFIREAYPHDVKSKALPFLHVKSKDGHTTLQWPTELLLFTKTEPCISYGCNPLYFDFKLSRNAKDGRDPEDLKTELQKEPSEMKTTLENQVSGLIKDQQKLIQEDNRSLKPKMRITNPDWENFQRKYNLGCNNSESSMSEHNFSARDLEMKNPEVPAYLDISLENCVGNNKNGDNELQEPSRAHWQSCQRVILNDANEGLSFSPCISRTKKHKLISCDPHLDVEEGNQFTWKSSPYTVRDHSDHGKDFSVILNSNYISMTSGVSGCGRASYKISSPKVSLNRCSSPSDTSHVSTTSLRSSYSNHGSSGLGRGNLLYFCKREQNSVERHKRKRRKHSCLCLSDELAKGDCPQSETERGESCTLWESIKNEKYSKHAYGHCREEPKLGKNQQFSGQKSKRITQCDSSSQVSCAGNSENPPNCQGPQHSRLGSHSREKIYYLNTSKRNQQSLDSPHICDLGKVKSMQCNSGNISYLLRNCPRSPSDTTELNPIEAERTSLTAKSLLERVQAKNYQEQSIHFEISSNSCKNESEPLSQIQCVIPFTPPGCNRPSLPLPRKTPNKSRRRKDKGSAMQRTIDKNKVKISPTNDFPVSVGTDCDNHLSKGIIHVVAESHSPNMKKDPTTKEQQKSLIGEVQPSIQSCDPVPNGFPGAFPSNRYSGITDSMETKENDMNLDLQDGSMQMNQIEGNINSYYDRTMQKHDKVADDLEVCHKSLSPPLIQQPITFSPDEIDKYKLLQLQAQQHMQKQLLSKHLRVLPAAGPTAFPSASTVQTVPGHQQASITAIHHTFLQHIVSASINAHSTHLPIAHLHPLSQPRFNPFTFSPLTPTIIPAHPTFLAGHPLHLITTAPFHPSHITFQPLPPSAFIPTLFGPHFNPATTSIIHLNPLIQPVFQGQDLCHHSCSSQMQPLNGVKEALNVSAHLN; encoded by the exons AGACTGAAAGAATTAAAGCAACGTGAATTTGCTCGAAATGTAGCTTCCAAGTCatggaaagatgaaaagaaacaagaaaaagcacTTAAGCGACTTCATCAGCTGGCTGAGTTAAGGCAACAGTCTGAATG tGTTTCTGGAAATGGGCCGGCATACAAAGCCCCCAAAGTAGCTATAGAAAAACAACTTCAGCAAGGAATTTTCCCAGTTAAGAATGGCAGAAAGGTATCATGCATGAAGAATGCTCTTCTCCTTAAAGGAAAGAATCTCTCCAGAAGCATTGCCGATAAGCAGCGGTCCACCACAGCAAATCGACACCAGTTGCAAACAGACCGACGTCGTTTGTTTGGAAATAGGGTACCACAAACATCCTCAGATCTCAGCAATGCAAATCATAGGACGGgagtgtcattttctttttccaaaaaagtGCATCTAAAATTAgaatcttcagcatcagttttcagTGAGAACACAGAAGAAACCCGTGATTGTAACAAGTCACCCatctataaaacaaaatcaaCTGCAGAGAAATGCATGTGCTGCAGGTTTGCAAGTGAAGAAACACATCTCACTAAGGGAAAAGATGTAAACATCTCATCAAACCATCTGGAAAGTATTTTACACAATACCCTCTCCATAAACTCTCAAATTTTGCAAGACAAGAATGACTTTGTTGATGAAATGCTGGAAAATTCAATTGGCATTCATGCTTCATTCAGTAAATCTAACATTCATCTTTCAGATGTGGATTTTACTCCTTCcagcagagcaaaggaaactagaAATACATTGAAGAGCACTTCAGAAAACCACATTAATCACTCACACCAAGCCAATGTTTCCTCTAGCCCAACAAACATTTACAAGCATAGTGATGCCAGGATATTTGAATGTCTGGATGAGTTTCCATCAATAGAGCCAAGCGAACAAAGCAGTTCAGTTCATCTGAATCCCAACtccagaaaggagaagagagaaaaatcattagaTAAAACAGAAAGAGTTAGCAGAAATGCACAAAGCTTTATAAGAGAAGCATATCCCCATGATGTGAAGTCCAAAGCATTGCCTTTTCTCCACGTAAAAAGTAAGGATGGCCATACAACTCTCCAATGGCCAACAGAACTTCTTCTCTTTACAAAAACAGAGCCCTGTATTTCTTATGGCTGCAACCcattatattttgattttaagCTTTCTCGAAATGCAAAGGATGGCCGTGATCCAGaggatttaaaaacagaattgcaGAAAGAGCCCTCAGAAATGAAGACTACACTGGAGAATCAAGTCTCAGGTTTAATTAAAGACCAACAAAAATTGATCCAAGAAGATAATCGGTCTCTGAAACCAAAGATGAGGATAACTAATCCAGATTGGGAAAATTTCCAGAGGAAATATAATTTGGGCTGCAACAATTCTGAGTCCAGTATGAGTGAACATAATTTTAGTGCAAGGGACTTGGAAATGAAAAATCCTGAAGTGCCTGCTTACCTTGATATCTCTCTAGAGAATTGTGTAGGAAACAATAAAAATGGTGATAATGAACTTCAAGAACCTTCAAGGGCCCATTGGCAAAGCTGCCAAAGGGTAATTCTAAATGATGCAAATGAAGGCCtatctttttctccttgcatCTCTAGGACAAAAAAGCATAAACTGATTTCTTGTGATCCTCATCTGGATGTTGAAGAAGGGAATCAGTTCACCTGGAAGTCTAGTCCTTACACAGTAAGGGACCACAGTGACCATGGGAAGGATTTCAGTGTAATTTTGAATAGTAACTACATCAGTATGACCAGCGGGGTTTCTGGATGCGGAAGAGCAAGTTACAAGATAAGTTCTCCAAAGGTGTCTCTGAATAGGTGTTCTAGCCCTTCAGACACATCCCATGTCAGTACAACGAGCTTGAGAAGTTCTTATTCCAATCATGGGTCCAGTGGACTTGGCAGAGGTAATTTGCTCTACTTTTGCAAACGAGAACAGAACTCAGTTGAAAGGCACAAACGGAAACGCCGAAAGCACAGTTGTCTCTGCTTGTCTGATGAGCTAGCAAAGGGTGACTGCCCACAGTCTGAAACGGAGAGAGGCGAGAGCTGCACATTGTGggaatcaattaaaaatgaaaaatattccaaACATGCTTATGGTCATTGCAGAGAAGAACCTAAACTGGGCAAAAATCAACAATTTTCAGggcaaaaatccaaaagaatcacCCAGTGTGATTCTAGCTCACAGGTTTCTTGTGCTGGAAACAGTGAAAATCCACCTAATTGCCAGGGACCTCAGCACAGCAGACTGGGCTCTCACtcaagagagaaaatatattacttaaatACAAGTAAAAGGAATCAACAGTCTTTGGACAGCCCTCACATTTGTGATCTGGGAAAAGTAAAATCCATGCAATGTAACTCTGGGAATATCAGCTACCTTCTAAGAAACTGTCCAAGAAGCCCTTCAGATACCACAGAGTTGAACCCTATAGAAGCAGAGAGGACCTCCCTGACAGCCAAAAGCCTTTTAGAAAGAGTACAAGCCAAGAACTATCAGGAACAATCAATTCATTTTGAGATCTCATCAAACAGCTGTAAAAATGAATCAGAGCCTCTTTCACAAATCCAATGTGTAATTCCATTTACACCACCAGGCTGTAACAGACCTTCATTGCCTTTGCCTAGAAAGACAccaaacaaaagcagaagaagAAAGGATAAAGGCAGTGCAATGCAAAGAACTATTGacaaaaacaaagtcaaaatTTCCCCAACAAATGATTTTCCTGTTTCAGTGGGCACTGATTGTGATAATCATCTTTCTAAAGGTATAATTCATGTAGTAGCAGAATCTCACTCACCAAACATGAAAAAGGAcccaacaacaaaagaacaacaaaaatcattAATTGGTGAAGTCCAACCTTCTATTCAAAGCTGTGACCCAGTACCAAATGGTTTCCCTGGTGCTTTTCCATCTAATAGATACAGtggtattactgactcaatggagaccAAAGAGAACGATATGAATCTGGACTTACAGGATGGAAGCATGCAAATGAATCAGATAGAGGGGAATATAAACTCTTACTATGACAGAACTATGCAGAAGCATGACAAAGTAGCAGATGACTTAGAAGTGTGTCATAAATCTCTTTCTCCTCCATTAATTCAACAGCCCATAACATTTTCTCCTgatgaaatagataaatataagCTCCTACAGTTACAAGCCCAGCAGCATATGCAGAAACAGCTCCTATCAAAGCATCTTCGAGTTTTGCCTGCTGCAGGGCCCACCGCCTTTCCTTCGGCCTCCACTGTACAGACAGTTCCAGGTCACCAGCAGGCTTCTATCACCGCCATCCACCACACGTTCCTGCAGCATATTGTTTCTGCTTCCATAAATGCCCATAGCACTCATCTCCCTATAGCTCATCTACATCCTCTTTCCCAGCCGCGCTTTAATCCATTCACATTTTCACCTTTGACCCCAACCATCATCCCTGCGCACCCCACTTTCTTAGCAGGTCACCCCCTGCATTTAATCACCACTGCCCCCTTCCACCCATCTCACATAACATTTCAACCCTTGCCCCCTTCAGCGTTTATCCCCACCTTGTTTGGCCCTCACTTCAACCCAGCTACAACTTCTATCATCCACTTGAATCCTCTAATTCAACCAGTGTTTCAAGGTCAAGATCTTTGCCATCACTCTTGCTCCAGTCAGATGCAACCATTAAATGGAGTGAAAGAGGCCTTAAATGTGTCAGCTCACTTGAACTAA